The Choloepus didactylus isolate mChoDid1 chromosome 15, mChoDid1.pri, whole genome shotgun sequence genome segment TTCATAAATCTTCCAGTACAGTTCCCAGAGTAAAGTGTCTTTGTGCACACCATTGTCATTTATATGCAGGTGCATCATACATATTTCAGAATATTTCACTTCATAGTTGAACTGTTAATATACATTGTAAGTGAACACCAAGTCAAAATTTAACCCCAAtgatgataaaatttaaaaattaaaaaaaaatatattgaaagtatATACCAATTTGTTTAATCACGTAAGTACTATTTCCTCTTACTAGATGCTATGAAGATAATAAGAATTTAAACATTAGCTCCATAAAAAGGGAAGGTTTaaacttttctaaaatattaacAAGCATTTTAAGTAACAATAAAATTATTCTGTAGGTTGAAAAGTAATTTCATATTCATTGCCAAATTTAAAATACCAGTGATTTGAAGATAAGATTGAGGCCTAAAACACTGGTATTAAATTGTAAAATACAATTTCAAATGTGCAGTAATTTGCTTATGAATATGTAATGGAGTGTTTTCCACTGTAATGTTATGTTAAAACACTACTCTGAATGGACAATCTAATTAAATGTACCTTTactgggaagaaaagggaaaaattaaggCTCTGTATGCTATCTATAATTACTACACAAACTCAAAAGTCAAATAGAGGTTACAATGCTGCAAAACATTATTCTTAACATCTTTAACATACTGTTAGCTGCTTCATCTTGACTCAATACTTATCTTTATACAGGCCCAAATGCTAGTTATCTTTATTAtctttaaatgcatatttttgtATCTCTATTTTAATCAATTCTCTACCCCCATGCCATCTAGACAGAATGCTGGAACTGGTTAGGAACTTTTCTGATTGGTTCACAACTGTATATTTGGAGTCCAAAAATGCTTGGCATGTGGTaaacatccaataaatatttttgaatgaactAAGAAGTCTGACATCCAAAGGCAATCCTAATTGTTTATTCAAAGCATTAATATACAATTGCTACCTCTTTACATAACCAaactgacaaaattttaaaagaaacggATGTCTCCTAGACTATGAAAACAACATTAtgggatgtaaaaaaaaaacaaaaaagaagaattagGGTTACAAATAAATCAAGCTTGTTAAAGGCACTGAATAAGAACAATAATTACAAAGtattataaaccatttttaaagcaaattaagTTTTAGGTAACAAATGCCAAACTGCTAAAGAAAATGGTATTAAAATGATGACACTTTAAAATAATGGAAGCAATTTCTGTAATTTCACAAATTAATTCTTGCACTGCTTTACCGCTTTCCTTCATTCTAGGTCTTCTACAATATTCCAAATACtagaaataaatgtgttttcagttacaagaaacaataaaattgCAACTGAAATATCTCTAGAAATTAACTCCTTTTTCTTAAGTTATGTTATAAATTTGATATATAgtctttatataaatgaaacatCCTCTTGGAAATCATAAAATACTAAGTTTTACTCgataaaaattcaggaaaaaaattcttacTCAGTTGAAAACAATCTAACAGCAAATTGTAGTGTAAAAGAGGCATAAATATAATCTTCCCTGACACATAAGGAATAATGAGTAGTGAGTTGAAAATACCACAGGCTCCATGTTCGAGCCATTTAATATACACATTTTCATAACTGTTTATTAGAAAACTATTTAGataaaataattatcattttattgacTTTTCATCCATTTGCAACTTCCatctatattaaaatatcaattaatgtaaatacTTTATTATAAAACTATTATACAATTTAAATTCTTATTAGAGAAATGTATTATTCATTATCAACAATTTCTTGAAGTCCTTTTTATAATCTCATTCCATAAGAAATACACTAAAATCATTATTTATGTTTCCTGGGTGGGAACAGGGGGGACTATGATAATCCTATTAACCCAAACTATATCCTTATTTTGCTTCATCTTAAACATTTATATGTTCAAATATGCTTGGTGAGTCATGATCAttcatccccacccccagtagTCAAATTTAGCATTATCTTAAATGACTAGCCTAGATAGTAAAATAGTCACGTGTAGATTACATAAATTGATACGAACTCTATTACATGTAAGCTCACTTGTAAAGTAACATAAAATGGGTCTTGGATAACAGTGatgtaaaaatgtaaacaaacagAATTAAATGTTAATCCCTtccctgaaaaacaaaaagacaaaactcttcttgttttattaaaacaaacaaaaagaaacataatatatTGTATAAAAAAGATAAGATTAATTTTATAAACCTGTATTTCCAAATATGGATAACCTGGAACAGTTGATTCAGACTTTACTGGGctaaaaatgtgcaaaatatcTGGTAATACTTAAGTTTATTAAATTCATTGTACATAGGCTGATGCCAtcccatatattaaaaaaaaagctctgtCTCTTTAAGTAAGACTCAAAATGGTGTTAACTGTCACAGCTTAAGATTTATTGAGCTATTttccaaacaacaacaacaaaagtccacattataggaaaaaaatgtaaaactaaaaattttctGACTAATTATGCCTTGAAATTCATCTCCACAAAAATAAGCTACACAGCCAATACCCATTTAGGCAGTCTCTAGAAAAAACATGAAATCTCTATGGAAAATACTTACACTGActctaaattaaaaatgtaaagcaatcAAATTTTGCTCTAATAAAATGCATATGAATTTGAAAGTCATTCAGGTTTAATAAGTTTACTAAGCATTGAATTCATAAAGCATATGGTACTTCTGTTTGGCTTCAGGTATTTGCAAAGTGCCCTCAGAAAGAGGTGAAACAGTGAGGTAAACATAAAATTGTGATACTTTCTTCCACAATACAAAAAAAGGTattgatttaaaagtttaatttgtaattatggggggggggagggaaaaaaaagtcaaacaattTACAACTCCAAAACATTTCTAGAAATATGGCAAAACTGTTCAACCACTTATAAGTGTTATTAGTGACTCAAAATGCAAGCAGTGAAAACATAAACATCAAACATGtttacaaatttaatttcaaagttttaaatgtttttaataacaaataaatatgttttttaaaaggtgATGGTGTAAAACAGACAATACTTGAACATCTAATTCTTCCAGGAAAAGTAGGATTGCCCCTCAATCCCCAtggaattaaattttaataaatttctctGCTGAATATgacataaaactttttaaaataagagtgaAATGGAAGCAAGGACTTGGCTACGCACTCAACTCTATATGGCTAATTAACATATACAGTATTTTAATACTCACACTATTAGATGTTGTTACTACTTTGCTTATTAGAATTATAAGAACAATATTTAGCAACATGTTTATACTACTATTTAACTAAATGaggactttttttaaaactcagaagttacataaggaaaaataagacaaaacttCAATCATCTACCTTTTTGAAGCTGCTATTAGAGAAAAAGGTACTATATGGTTTACAACACTTTTCATAATGTATTAaacatatatttccatttttccatagATGAAAGATTTCAGAATAAAAGTACTTTGTTCCTTGCAAATAACCTCTCTTCTAATCCTGGCAAGAATAATTAGTGCCATTAATTtcaagatttttgttgttgttgttcactcCAATAACTTTTTCATGAAGTATATATACTTTTTTGAAATAcatataaatggaaattaaaaggaaagcCTGATTTTGGAATGCAGCAATTCTAAATCATTTCACTGTGAAGCACCTTTTGATATGCTGGTCTGAACTTTTAATACAGAACCTAAACAGTACTTATTTCTGAAGTAGAATCTTCTCcagttttattaatttcataCATAGCATACTACGGACATCAACCTGTTTTTTCTAGATTTCTGTAGGTGTTCTAATAATTCAACAGTTTAGATATGGCTCATTGTCAACGTTGGGCAGGCTGAGATTTCACAATAAATTGGCTGCAGAGAGCAAACTAAATTCTTAATGACCGAACAATGGTTTGTGTTTTGCTTGAGTCAAATAGATGTTTAAGCCATGTACCACCACATTCCCTGCTTACTGCTTAATATTCTTAAGTTTCTTTATTCTTCATAGTTTTCCATTGAACAAATAATTAGTTTTCCTGAGTAAGATCATAAAAAAGTTAACCCTTCTACCAAAAGTATATAGACAAACAAAATGCAGACATACAATACAAATTTTTTACATAGCATTacaaggacagagatactgactgTTGCTCTTCATTATGATTGGCCCATCCCTTAAAAAAGATTGCAGCAAAGGATTCAATTGTCCAAAATACTTCGCAGTACAGTAATTAAATGCTTTAGCCCATGAACATATCCCTCATCTTCTGTATTGCTAGGGAACACATGAGCAAAATCTATCATTCGCACTTCTACTTCTGCATCCTCTTGACAACCAGTGGGAAGGTGGTAGAAAACTTTTTCCAGTTTGGAAAATACATTTCCATTTAAATGTTCCTGTGACATGCTCTTCCACCCATTGTCTTGCTCCGTATTTTCAACTTTCAATGAAGTCTGACTGTGATGCCTTTTAGAATACATTTTTCTGTGACGAGCATACATTTTAGACAAGCTTTTGCCTACTGAAGGCTCTATTTTTCCATTTGCCATGGAACTTAACACATGAAAGTTATTATTGTACTCCAGTACTTCTGTGTCTAACTGCTGTCCTTTGGACAACAATTTTTCTGCcaaagttctgtcatttgtttttgtagTGGTTGGCTGAGATGAACCTTCATAAACAAACAGTAATGAACTTGCGTAAAAGTTAAGCTGCTTCTGGCTTTCGAACCACTGCAGAATTTTCTCAATCTTCTGAATACTGGCAGCAACAGCATCTTTTCTTAAGCAGAACCCATTATGAAAAAACCTGGAGACTcctattaaaaggaaaattttagtattataatgaaatTATGAAATAACTATCATTTGGGAAATAAACTCATTTTAGAGGCAATTCGTCACTTTTTTCCCCTATCATCTCTTTCAATTAATTGAACAGGTAAAAGTCCAGCCAGGAACAGAAATTTGGACCTCCacttaaattttgatgaagatgTTCTTATTGGAAAACATTTAGGTGATACTTACGTAAGGTGAAATCTCCtatatagacaaaaaaaaattcattatagGTACACTGGTAGTTTAGTTcaatatatatattctcttaCGGAATATGATTCCTCCAAGATTTCTTTCATTTGCTCTTGTGTGGGATTTTGCAGAAAGGATTGTTTGCTAAAATCACATTCAAAAGCTAATCCAAAACCTAGAGTCAAATCATAACCATTTATAAAATGATGTCAACAAACCATTATTAAAACACCAAACCATAACTCTACTAATTTTTGGTCTCAATAACATTGATTATATCTGTCTTTTCACAAAAGTTAAGATCATTCTTGGGATTTAGCACTTCTCCAAGTTgtgcattttattaaaaattgagaCTTGTAAATGTTTTAACTTGTCAGATTATTAggcttcttttaaaattatttattccaattttattaTGTTTAGGAATTTAGGGGTATATAtaatttgatttctaattttttaaaagccccaCCCCTCAACTATGGTACAGAAACTGTTATAAAAAAAATGTCTTCACATTAAGACCACACTGTTAATCTGAGAAACTGTTTTTATAAGTAGCCAATCTGAATATTATCTTTCTATTGGTTAAGTATACTAAGGCAAACACCAATTATTAAGATAATAGTTGTGGATGTTTGTTttcataagtaaaataaaaattcttcataCTCTTTATACTACATACCAGTTCTTCCCCACCTTAGACAGAGCTAAAACTAAATGTCTAATAGAGTATTATTTCcagaaattttccttttctagGATAGCTCTACTTTTGTAGTATCTTGGCCACAAATATTTTAGACACACatatattaactcttttttaaaccAATTTAACACCATTTGATTATTTATTATATAGCTCTAGAAGCTTATTATAGCGCAATgataaatggaaaatttcaataaaaatacacTACATGCTACAATACAAACATTTTTAAGTCTCTAACACACAGTAATTAAATACTATTATCTACAATCTTTACTGGAAGAACTACTTTAAAGATAACTTCCAGTTGCAGTAATTGGACTAGATGGCTGATTCACAGACattcattacattttaaaaaagtatattaataaaaaagacatgaatgaaaaaataaaaggggcATTCATGAACAAATAGTTTTGATGAGTCATGAACCAAGGATTACAACAA includes the following:
- the IPMK gene encoding inositol polyphosphate multikinase isoform X3 — encoded protein: MATELPSPLRLEAPGPPEMRTPLTNEAAPEGTLQSAGGKLRFLNGCVPLSHQVAGHMYGKDKVGILQHPDGTVLKQLQPPPRGPRELEFYNMVSEVYAADCSDSVLLELRKYLPKYYGIWSPPTAPNDLYLKLEDVTHKFNKPCIMDVKIGQKSYDPFASSEKIQQQVYHVHSDSYETQNQHYGRSLTKETIKDGVSRFFHNGFCLRKDAVAASIQKIEKILQWFESQKQLNFYASSLLFVYEGSSQPTTTKTNDRTLAEKLLSKGQQLDTEVLEYNNNFHVLSSMANGKIEPSVGKSLSKMYARHRKMYSKRHHSQTSLKVENTEQDNGWKSMSQEHLNGNVFSKLEKVFYHLPTGCQEDAEVEVRMIDFAHVFPSNTEDEGYVHGLKHLITVLRSILDN